The Leclercia adecarboxylata region GGTCTAAAAGCGGTCATCATCAAAGTGATGTCGTATGAGTAGATCCAGTTCCACCATGCTCGTTAGCTATTGCCCAAATGACTTGATTGCCATCTGTGCCTGCTGGAAGGGTGAAGTCGTTGGTCGAGAAGGGATCAATATGTGGAACTGATTCACGCAGTTGTTTGCCGTTAATCATCACTGATTTGAAATAGATGAAGAAAGGCGTTGGGTTTTTAATTGTTATTTTATTATGGGTTTTGCGCCATTCAAGCTTAGTGACTTCACTGTCTACTTTCATATTCTGAATCGCTTTGGGACGATAAATCAGACGCATTCTATGGCGAACCGCAAGCTGCAGTTTATTTTCACCCTCAATGGTGTCGTTAGTCGGTGGAATGGACATCACGTCAAAGAAATAAACGCTGTCTCGATCTTTCGGCGCTTTGGAAATGTAAGCGTTGGGGAAAATACGAACCGTATTTTTTTGTTTTCCTTCCAGACGGAATAATGGCGGTGTAACCATAAAGTAAGAGTTACTCTCACCTTCGGCAGGTTCAACCCATGATTTCATCAGGAATGGGCCATCATCCTTATTTTCCATTTGAGCGCTGATTTCACGCGATCCCTCTTTGTAGAGATAACGCGTAGATTCAATCACAACACCACTGTTAGCGATACCGCTCACCGCCATCGTGGCCACTGCGATTAATTGATAAATAGACTTACGCATAATTCAATCCCTGAATATAAAAAAACGGAGTCTGCACACGGCAGACTCCGTTCGAAAATTAGTAAGTGATGGTAAAGGTTGCAACACCTTTAACTTCACCTGCAGTTACGCCTGCTGCGGTTTTAACATATGCAGCTTTATAGCTCAGCAGAGTAGGAGTAGTGCTGGTATAAGCGATAGTTTTCGGTGAAGTACCGTCAAATTTAACGCGGGTAGAATCGCTGTTGATCAGGGCCAGACCAGTATTTTTAGCTGGGTTAGCTGCCTGGTTGGTCAGAATGTCAGGCGTACCGGAGATGTAATCACCAGATACGTTAACGTTCAGGTTGCCAGCGAAATCAGCACCAGCTTTCTTACAATCGGTGATTTTGTAAGTAATGTCCTTCGCAGAAGCCATAGATGGGGTGTTGATCGCCAGGCCTTCTAAGGTAGACACTTTGATGTCATCCAGAACAACAGTGCCGCCAGTAATAGAA contains the following coding sequences:
- a CDS encoding fimbrial biogenesis chaperone; translation: MRKSIYQLIAVATMAVSGIANSGVVIESTRYLYKEGSREISAQMENKDDGPFLMKSWVEPAEGESNSYFMVTPPLFRLEGKQKNTVRIFPNAYISKAPKDRDSVYFFDVMSIPPTNDTIEGENKLQLAVRHRMRLIYRPKAIQNMKVDSEVTKLEWRKTHNKITIKNPTPFFIYFKSVMINGKQLRESVPHIDPFSTNDFTLPAGTDGNQVIWAIANEHGGTGSTHTTSL
- a CDS encoding fimbrial protein, with protein sequence MKKNIIAVMVAAAAVMSAQAFAAGNTAQIVIHGNVTDTDNSCNITPYGSITGGTVVLDDIKVSTLEGLAINTPSMASAKDITYKITDCKKAGADFAGNLNVNVSGDYISGTPDILTNQAANPAKNTGLALINSDSTRVKFDGTSPKTIAYTSTTPTLLSYKAAYVKTAAGVTAGEVKGVATFTITY